One genomic region from Bradyrhizobium icense encodes:
- a CDS encoding heavy metal translocating P-type ATPase — protein sequence MTAQDHALCSHCLLPIGRRAMRRTVNGEACAFCCYGCCIAYQVKHGKTEEWEAAWLLIRLGVGGFLSMNIMLFSLLLYSDAFSGADAEMLPWIHLLLWLFATPAVIILGGPFLREAWLHGMEGRLTSSALIVLGVGSAYLYSAFATIEGSPHVYFDTATMVLMLFTAGYYLDAAGRARAARDLQPLLAAESEWATVVIGDGEYRRPVREVDAGVLVRVRPGERIPVDGVIMEGESHNDEALITGESRQIAKGVGSHVIAGSINLDGPLLIQSSGVANATRWAQICRSVRDALIRRSPSQRLADNIVGFFVPIILVLGIGASVYWARHLPFDRALLIGLAVLVVACPCAVGLAAPMATSLGIGRLARHGCLVRDPAALEALARIGLIAFDKTGTLTSGQARVVAIDSDGTSADVVLAHAAGLERHSEHGLGRAIAAAAAARGLEPVAIHDVRVVPGRGIRGKSDGRIVAAGSAALMRELGWSLTPNLVDYGRRREASSHSVIYVGWGERAYAVLSLDDTPLPEARSTVEALRRRGVRVTLLTGDLPAAAVRIAAAVGIESGDIEAGLTPEAKRAALGRRRHDHGMVAMVGDGLNDAPVLAGADVGIAVGSATDLAREAAAVVLPSGGLRTLPWVIDVARAVRATILTNLAWAFGYNLIAIGLAMVGVLQPVLAAAVMAGSSIIVVLNSLRLERLPEPAPSAAAESAPAPRSTATSNQKAA from the coding sequence ATGACGGCCCAGGACCATGCGCTGTGCAGCCACTGCCTGTTACCCATCGGGCGGCGGGCGATGCGACGCACGGTGAACGGTGAGGCTTGCGCGTTCTGCTGCTACGGCTGCTGTATCGCCTACCAGGTCAAGCACGGCAAAACTGAGGAATGGGAGGCCGCTTGGCTGCTGATTCGGCTCGGTGTCGGCGGCTTTCTCTCCATGAATATCATGCTGTTCAGCCTGCTCCTGTACAGTGACGCCTTCAGCGGCGCGGATGCCGAGATGCTTCCCTGGATTCATCTTCTGCTCTGGCTGTTCGCAACACCCGCGGTGATCATTCTCGGCGGACCGTTTCTGCGCGAGGCGTGGCTCCACGGCATGGAGGGGCGCCTGACCTCCTCGGCACTCATCGTGCTCGGCGTCGGCTCCGCCTACCTTTATTCAGCTTTTGCCACCATCGAGGGCAGCCCGCACGTTTACTTCGATACGGCCACCATGGTGCTGATGCTGTTCACCGCGGGCTACTATCTCGACGCCGCCGGGCGTGCACGGGCGGCGCGTGACCTGCAGCCGCTCTTGGCCGCGGAAAGTGAGTGGGCCACCGTCGTCATTGGCGACGGAGAGTACCGCCGGCCGGTGCGCGAGGTTGACGCAGGTGTGCTGGTTCGAGTTCGGCCAGGCGAACGCATTCCCGTCGACGGCGTGATCATGGAGGGCGAATCGCACAACGACGAGGCCCTGATCACAGGCGAAAGCCGGCAGATCGCCAAGGGCGTCGGGTCGCATGTGATCGCCGGCAGCATCAATCTTGACGGGCCCCTCCTGATCCAAAGCAGCGGCGTGGCAAACGCGACCCGCTGGGCGCAGATTTGTCGATCGGTACGGGATGCATTGATCCGCCGCAGCCCGAGCCAGCGTCTCGCCGACAACATTGTAGGCTTCTTCGTGCCGATTATTCTCGTGCTGGGCATTGGAGCGTCGGTTTACTGGGCGCGGCACTTGCCATTCGACCGCGCGCTATTGATCGGCCTTGCGGTACTGGTGGTGGCCTGTCCCTGCGCGGTCGGGCTGGCGGCACCGATGGCCACCTCGCTAGGCATCGGACGGCTGGCCCGACACGGCTGCCTGGTGCGCGACCCGGCCGCGCTTGAGGCGCTGGCGCGCATCGGGCTGATCGCCTTTGACAAGACCGGCACGCTCACCTCGGGTCAGGCGCGCGTTGTCGCTATCGACAGCGATGGAACCAGCGCCGATGTGGTGCTCGCGCATGCCGCCGGACTGGAGCGTCATTCCGAGCACGGCTTGGGCCGCGCCATAGCTGCAGCGGCAGCTGCGCGCGGGCTCGAGCCAGTCGCCATCCACGACGTTCGAGTCGTGCCGGGGCGTGGCATCCGTGGCAAGTCGGACGGTCGGATCGTAGCGGCAGGCAGCGCCGCATTGATGCGCGAGTTGGGTTGGTCGCTGACGCCAAATCTGGTTGATTACGGGAGGCGGCGCGAAGCGAGCAGCCATTCCGTGATCTATGTCGGCTGGGGCGAGCGGGCATATGCTGTGCTCTCACTTGACGATACGCCGCTGCCAGAGGCGCGCTCGACCGTCGAAGCGCTGCGCCGCCGTGGGGTGCGCGTGACGCTGTTGACCGGCGATCTTCCGGCAGCCGCAGTGCGGATTGCCGCTGCGGTCGGAATTGAGAGCGGCGATATCGAAGCGGGCCTCACACCCGAGGCCAAACGTGCGGCGCTGGGACGCCGCCGGCATGACCATGGCATGGTAGCGATGGTCGGCGACGGCCTCAATGACGCGCCGGTGTTGGCCGGAGCCGATGTCGGGATCGCTGTCGGTTCGGCGACGGACCTCGCTCGCGAGGCCGCAGCGGTCGTGCTCCCATCTGGGGGGCTACGGACGCTGCCGTGGGTGATCGACGTCGCTCGCGCAGTTCGCGCGACCATTCTCACCAACCTGGCGTGGGCGTTCGGTTATAATCTCATCGCCATTGGGCTGGCGATGGTCGGAGTCCTCCAGCCAGTGCTGGCGGCGGCAGTGATGGCCGGCTCAAGTATCATCGTCGTCCTGAATTCGCTGCGGCTGGAGCGGCTGCCCGAACCAGCTCCATCCGCCGCGGCGGAGAGCGCTCCTGCACCTCGCAGCACGGCCACTTCAAATCAAAAAGCGGCATAG
- a CDS encoding NAD(P)/FAD-dependent oxidoreductase: MKSWTRREFGRSTGAMVLAGLGPRLAASESKARVVVVGGGIGGATAAKYLAASARTIEITLVEPNPNYTTCFFSNLYLAGLCSLESLTHGYKTLAQRYGINVIHDSVAAVDPVAKTVGLKSGPKLPYDRVVVAPGIAFNYGALAGYDEAATQVIPHAWNAGLQTQLLRRQLESMEDGGVFVLVAPPNPFRCPPAPYERASLVAYYFKQHKPRSRILILDAKDSFNAQDLFLDAWERHYRGMIEWLPAQFTGGIKAIDVKERSVKTASETFKAAVANVIPPQMAGQFAQQNGLVDQSGWCPIDPITFESKLQPGIHVVGDASSAGDMPKSAFVANSQAKACAFAIAAALTGSERKSPHLFNTCYTFLSPDDAVSNAISFKPAAGTIKIVDNFVSQVQESAETRHRAAREAQSWYTAFTRDTFGYAAF; this comes from the coding sequence ATGAAGTCCTGGACGCGTCGAGAGTTCGGCCGTTCGACGGGAGCAATGGTCCTTGCAGGGCTCGGTCCTCGATTGGCTGCAAGCGAATCCAAAGCGAGGGTTGTCGTTGTTGGCGGCGGCATCGGCGGTGCCACGGCCGCCAAGTACTTGGCCGCCAGCGCGCGAACGATCGAGATCACGTTGGTTGAGCCAAATCCGAACTATACAACCTGCTTTTTCAGCAACCTTTACCTCGCCGGGCTATGCTCGCTCGAGTCGCTTACGCATGGCTATAAGACGCTGGCGCAACGATATGGCATCAATGTTATTCATGACTCCGTGGCAGCGGTTGATCCGGTCGCAAAGACCGTCGGGCTCAAGAGTGGTCCAAAATTGCCTTACGACCGAGTCGTCGTTGCCCCTGGCATCGCTTTCAACTACGGGGCCCTCGCAGGGTATGACGAGGCGGCAACGCAGGTCATCCCGCATGCCTGGAACGCAGGCCTGCAGACGCAGCTGCTGCGACGGCAGCTCGAAAGCATGGAGGATGGCGGCGTCTTCGTGCTCGTCGCGCCCCCTAACCCGTTCCGCTGTCCGCCCGCCCCATACGAACGTGCCTCTCTGGTTGCTTATTATTTCAAACAGCATAAGCCGCGCTCGAGGATCCTGATCCTCGATGCGAAAGATAGCTTCAACGCGCAGGATCTATTTCTGGATGCGTGGGAGCGACACTATCGGGGTATGATCGAATGGCTACCTGCCCAATTCACCGGTGGAATAAAGGCCATCGACGTGAAGGAGCGATCCGTCAAGACTGCGAGCGAGACGTTCAAGGCCGCGGTCGCAAATGTCATACCCCCGCAAATGGCCGGCCAGTTCGCGCAGCAAAACGGCCTCGTGGATCAATCTGGCTGGTGCCCGATCGATCCCATAACGTTCGAATCGAAGCTACAGCCGGGAATCCATGTGGTGGGCGATGCGAGCAGTGCCGGCGACATGCCGAAATCGGCGTTCGTTGCGAATAGCCAGGCCAAGGCCTGCGCGTTTGCAATAGCCGCGGCGCTGACCGGGTCCGAGCGTAAATCGCCTCATTTATTCAACACTTGCTATACTTTTCTTAGTCCCGATGATGCAGTGAGCAATGCTATCAGCTTCAAGCCCGCGGCCGGAACGATCAAGATCGTCGACAACTTCGTCAGCCAGGTGCAGGAAAGCGCCGAAACCCGCCACCGGGCCGCACGCGAGGCGCAAAGCTGGTACACGGCCTTTACGCGTGACACGTTCGGCTATGCCGCTTTTTGA
- a CDS encoding sulfite exporter TauE/SafE family protein: MSAYLIIFFAGFAGSFHCIGMCGGFACALGRDPQGRGATVLRHLLYNTGRLTTYCFLGGLAGALGQLICTPQGTTVPLLSGSLDTGQRILAILAGLLMIAMALQFFGLLPRLHRITSGSGASTFAASLRSLLTAPGHAAPLAFGVFNGFLPCPLVYAFAAQAASTAGALPGFLTMAAFGLGTFPAMLLMGGVGRALAPAWRQRGVWLAGSCILLLGLVTVGRGILPFAVHFAHGWTEPA, translated from the coding sequence ATGAGCGCCTATCTGATAATCTTCTTCGCGGGGTTCGCCGGCAGTTTTCACTGCATCGGTATGTGCGGCGGGTTCGCTTGTGCGCTGGGCCGCGATCCGCAGGGACGCGGCGCGACAGTTCTGCGCCATCTGCTGTACAATACCGGTCGATTGACGACCTATTGCTTTCTCGGCGGACTAGCGGGCGCCCTCGGCCAGCTCATATGCACGCCGCAGGGAACGACAGTCCCGCTGCTGAGCGGTTCGCTTGACACCGGTCAGCGGATTCTCGCGATCCTCGCCGGATTGCTGATGATCGCCATGGCGCTGCAGTTCTTTGGCCTGCTGCCGCGCCTGCATCGCATCACGTCAGGCTCCGGCGCCAGCACCTTCGCGGCATCCCTGCGCAGCCTGTTGACGGCGCCGGGACATGCCGCCCCGCTCGCGTTTGGCGTATTCAATGGCTTCCTGCCTTGTCCGCTGGTCTACGCCTTTGCCGCGCAGGCGGCGAGCACGGCCGGAGCGTTGCCGGGCTTTCTCACCATGGCAGCGTTCGGGCTTGGGACCTTCCCCGCAATGCTTCTGATGGGCGGCGTCGGCCGAGCGCTGGCGCCGGCGTGGCGGCAGCGCGGCGTGTGGCTGGCCGGTAGTTGCATTCTGCTGCTCGGTCTCGTCACCGTTGGCCGCGGCATTCTGCCCTTCGCCGTGCACTTCGCGCATGGCTGGACAGAACCAGCATGA